A part of Gramella sp. MAR_2010_147 genomic DNA contains:
- a CDS encoding pitrilysin family protein yields the protein MKYIKSLLLLFITGTVSLGFSQETAENFSVDFETFNLENGLKVILHQDTSDPVVAVALTAHVGSAREKEGRTGFAHLFEHLLFLESENLGKGGLDKLSARIGGSGANGSTSRDRTNYFQTVPNDALEKMIWAEADKLGYFINTVTKPVLAKEKQVVKNEKRQGVDNRPYGHTFYVVDRNLYPKNHPYNWQVIGSLEDLQNATLQDVKDFYNKWYVPNNVILTIAGDFDKDQAKEWVHKYFDEIERGPEMQELEKQLVTLSSSKKLYHEDNFAKLPELTLTWPSVYSYHEDSFALEILTKYLADGKNAPLYKNLVERKQLTGSVNMFNYTSELAGQLMLQVRAFDGKDLDSVKLAIDETFTEFEKNGIPQKDLKRIKAGLETDFYNSISSVLGKGFQLAQYEIFAKDPNFINKEVDKMLAVTTADVMQVFKKYISDKHFVATSFVPKGQPEQALENSEKAEVIEEKIVEGAEEDFDPNQKVTYTKTPSSFDRSIEPPYQGKPALNIPEIWDARMPSGMKIMGITNKEVPVVQFSLEMKGGQLLESTQKAGVSNMLASMMTKGTAKKTPAELEEAIELLGASIYVNSSEEKMTISGNTLAKNFSETMDLVKEILLEPRWDEKEFELIKQQTLSRLQEEKGDPNAIAQNEFKKLIYGEKNILSFNELGTSETVTSLKIEDLKDYYKENLSPLASTFMAVGAVNKTETVNSLKAISANWAPKNVAFPEIPDFELPQKSKVYFYDVPGAKQSVLAFGAPALAATDQNFYPAEVMNYRLGGGGFASRLTQQLREGKGYTYGIRSGFADQSYIGPFMISSGVRTNITYEAAELVRDILKEYPETFTQEDLEVTKSFMIKSNARRFETLGAKLNMLREINDYGYDYDYIKDRESKVEDISVLDIQDLAKKYIDPERMYYLIVGDAETQMEKLQDLGYGDPILLNEHEGK from the coding sequence ATGAAATATATTAAATCCCTCCTCTTACTATTTATAACGGGGACTGTTTCTTTAGGTTTCAGCCAGGAGACAGCAGAAAATTTTTCAGTTGATTTTGAAACTTTTAATCTAGAGAATGGATTAAAGGTAATTCTACATCAGGACACATCAGATCCAGTGGTGGCTGTTGCGCTCACTGCTCATGTTGGTTCAGCCAGAGAAAAAGAAGGGCGAACCGGTTTTGCACATTTATTTGAACATCTCCTCTTTCTGGAATCTGAAAACCTGGGAAAGGGAGGTTTAGATAAGCTAAGTGCAAGAATTGGAGGTTCCGGAGCTAATGGCTCTACCAGTAGAGACAGAACCAATTATTTTCAAACCGTTCCTAACGATGCCCTCGAAAAAATGATATGGGCCGAAGCCGATAAACTTGGTTATTTTATTAATACGGTGACAAAACCCGTACTTGCCAAAGAAAAGCAGGTTGTAAAGAATGAAAAGCGCCAGGGTGTTGATAACCGCCCATATGGTCATACTTTTTACGTGGTAGATAGAAACCTGTACCCAAAAAATCATCCTTACAACTGGCAGGTCATTGGAAGCCTGGAAGATCTTCAAAATGCGACTTTACAGGATGTAAAAGACTTTTATAATAAATGGTATGTCCCGAATAATGTGATCCTGACCATTGCAGGAGATTTTGACAAAGATCAGGCTAAAGAATGGGTACATAAATATTTTGACGAGATAGAACGAGGGCCTGAGATGCAGGAATTGGAGAAACAGCTGGTTACACTATCATCATCTAAAAAACTTTATCATGAAGATAATTTTGCCAAATTACCCGAATTAACGCTTACCTGGCCATCAGTCTATTCTTATCATGAAGATTCCTTTGCCTTAGAGATATTAACTAAATATTTAGCCGATGGTAAAAATGCCCCTTTATATAAAAACCTTGTAGAAAGGAAGCAGCTTACTGGTAGTGTAAATATGTTCAATTACACCTCAGAACTTGCGGGCCAGTTAATGCTTCAGGTAAGGGCTTTTGACGGAAAAGATCTGGATTCTGTAAAACTTGCAATTGATGAAACCTTTACCGAATTTGAAAAAAATGGAATTCCGCAAAAGGATCTTAAAAGAATAAAAGCTGGACTGGAAACAGATTTTTACAATTCTATTTCCAGTGTATTGGGAAAAGGATTTCAATTAGCCCAGTATGAAATATTTGCTAAGGACCCTAATTTTATTAATAAGGAAGTAGATAAAATGCTGGCCGTAACAACAGCTGATGTAATGCAGGTCTTTAAAAAATACATCAGTGATAAACATTTTGTAGCAACAAGTTTTGTTCCTAAAGGACAACCCGAACAGGCCCTGGAAAATTCTGAAAAAGCAGAAGTTATTGAAGAAAAGATCGTAGAAGGAGCTGAAGAAGATTTTGATCCCAATCAAAAAGTAACGTATACAAAAACTCCTTCCAGTTTCGATAGAAGTATTGAGCCGCCATATCAGGGAAAACCAGCACTTAATATTCCTGAAATCTGGGATGCCAGGATGCCTTCTGGGATGAAGATCATGGGTATCACAAATAAGGAAGTACCGGTTGTACAGTTCAGCCTGGAAATGAAAGGAGGCCAATTACTGGAAAGCACTCAAAAAGCTGGAGTGTCAAATATGCTCGCCAGTATGATGACCAAAGGAACTGCTAAAAAAACTCCAGCTGAGCTGGAAGAAGCTATCGAATTGTTAGGTGCCTCCATTTATGTAAATTCCAGTGAAGAAAAGATGACGATTTCTGGAAATACCCTGGCTAAAAACTTTTCGGAAACTATGGATCTGGTTAAAGAGATCCTATTGGAACCCCGATGGGATGAAAAAGAATTTGAACTTATAAAGCAGCAAACCTTAAGTCGTTTACAGGAAGAAAAGGGCGATCCTAATGCAATTGCACAAAATGAATTTAAAAAGCTTATTTATGGAGAGAAAAATATTCTTTCTTTTAATGAGCTGGGAACTTCTGAAACTGTTACTAGTCTGAAAATAGAGGACCTTAAAGATTATTACAAAGAAAATTTATCACCATTGGCTTCTACGTTTATGGCCGTTGGTGCTGTAAATAAAACAGAAACTGTTAATTCTCTAAAGGCTATTTCAGCAAACTGGGCTCCGAAAAATGTTGCTTTTCCGGAGATCCCTGATTTTGAACTTCCGCAGAAATCGAAAGTATATTTTTATGATGTTCCAGGAGCGAAACAATCTGTACTTGCATTTGGCGCACCAGCATTGGCTGCAACAGACCAGAATTTTTATCCCGCCGAGGTTATGAATTATCGCTTGGGAGGAGGTGGTTTCGCTTCACGCCTCACGCAGCAATTAAGAGAAGGAAAAGGTTACACCTACGGAATACGTTCAGGATTTGCAGACCAGTCCTATATTGGTCCGTTTATGATTAGCAGTGGTGTTAGAACTAACATTACTTATGAAGCGGCTGAACTGGTTAGGGATATCCTGAAAGAGTATCCAGAAACTTTTACACAGGAGGATCTTGAGGTTACAAAAAGTTTTATGATAAAGAGCAATGCCAGAAGATTTGAGACACTGGGAGCTAAACTTAATATGCTACGCGAAATCAATGATTATGGATATGATTACGATTATATAAAAGACAGGGAATCTAAGGTTGAAGATATTAGCGTTCTGGATATTCAGGATCTGGCGAAAAAATATATAGATCCGGAAAGGATGTACTATCTCATTGTGGGAGATGCAGAAACTCAAATGGAAAAACTTCAGGATCTTGGCTATGGAGACCCAATCCTGCTAAATGAGCATGAGGGCAAATAA
- a CDS encoding M14 metallopeptidase family protein gives MKIYFSLFIALLLNLQLINAQQLKSPSDFLGYELGSQFSRHADVVKYFEHVAENSGLVAYHTYGKTNERRPLTYAVISSEENMANLEKIRTAHLRNAGIGSDETVSNKAIVWLSYNVHGNEASSTEAAMKTIYKLITEKQDWLKNTVVIIDPCINPDGRDRYANWYNQVKAEPFNVSQEAAEHHEPWPGGRPNHYLFDLNRDWAWATQVETQHRLKVYNQWLPHIHVDFHEQGINDPYYFAPAAEPFHEIITPFQRNFQTRIGKNHAKYFDEEGWLYFTGERFDLLYPSYGDTYPTYMGAIGMTYEQAGHGRAGLGIETDEGYILSLKDRLEHHYTTGLSTVEVASKNASELTEEFQKYFSNEDFKYKSYVMNGSPDKLKSLKGLLDKHEIKYSYTDAGRINGYHFRNNENGNLNSDDNTLVVSTNQPKAKMVKVLFEPKTKLMDSLTYDITAWSLPYAYGLDAVASTKIVSGSEKLSVNNINNTPNAQGAGYITKWNSMQDAEFLADLIASKIKVRFSEVSFESNGKQFAPGSLIITKSDNLKFENFDAKVIEIANKHERQLLTAETSFAGSGPDFGSSEIKIINEQKIALLRGNEVSSLNFGEIWYYFEQDLNYPVTPIGTDYFNRVNLAEFDVLIMPEGWYGDFMDEKTLEKISSWIKSGGKLIALGSAVGSFNEKEGFGIKENIKAKKDSTKTDANLIPYAKRERESIKNLITGSIIKTDIDNTHPLAFGYNDHYFSLKLSSDSYSLLKDGYNVSYIREPQVVSGFAGSEAVKNLKKSLVFGEVPMGEGSVVYMVDNPLFRAFWENGKLFFANAIFFTNNTGYDY, from the coding sequence ATGAAAATCTATTTCAGTCTATTTATCGCCCTTCTTCTAAATCTTCAGCTAATTAATGCCCAGCAACTTAAAAGCCCCTCAGACTTTCTGGGTTATGAACTTGGCTCGCAATTTTCAAGACATGCAGATGTAGTTAAGTATTTTGAACATGTAGCTGAAAATTCAGGTTTGGTAGCATATCATACGTACGGAAAGACAAATGAACGCAGACCGCTTACTTATGCTGTAATTTCTTCAGAAGAGAATATGGCCAACCTGGAAAAAATTAGAACGGCACATTTAAGAAATGCCGGGATTGGAAGTGACGAAACTGTGTCTAATAAAGCAATTGTCTGGCTGAGTTATAATGTACATGGGAATGAGGCTTCCAGTACCGAAGCTGCGATGAAGACTATTTATAAGCTGATCACAGAGAAACAGGATTGGTTAAAAAACACCGTCGTTATTATAGACCCGTGTATTAATCCCGATGGTAGGGATAGATATGCAAACTGGTATAATCAGGTAAAAGCTGAACCTTTCAACGTTTCCCAGGAAGCAGCAGAACATCACGAACCATGGCCGGGAGGAAGGCCTAATCATTATCTCTTTGATCTAAACCGTGACTGGGCCTGGGCTACTCAAGTAGAAACTCAGCATAGATTAAAGGTTTACAACCAATGGCTTCCTCATATTCATGTTGACTTTCATGAACAGGGGATCAATGATCCTTATTACTTTGCCCCGGCAGCCGAACCTTTTCATGAGATCATCACTCCTTTTCAAAGAAATTTTCAAACGAGAATTGGTAAGAATCATGCAAAATATTTTGACGAAGAGGGCTGGTTATATTTTACAGGAGAACGTTTTGATCTCCTATATCCAAGTTATGGAGACACCTATCCTACTTATATGGGTGCCATTGGAATGACCTACGAACAAGCAGGTCACGGGCGTGCCGGCCTGGGTATTGAAACCGACGAAGGCTATATTCTTAGCCTGAAGGATCGTTTGGAACACCACTACACTACCGGACTTTCAACGGTAGAAGTAGCTTCAAAAAATGCTTCAGAATTAACTGAAGAATTCCAGAAATATTTCAGTAATGAAGATTTTAAATATAAAAGTTATGTGATGAACGGTAGTCCGGACAAACTGAAGTCTTTAAAGGGTTTATTAGATAAACATGAAATAAAATACTCATATACAGATGCAGGTAGAATAAACGGATATCATTTCAGGAATAACGAAAATGGAAATTTGAACAGTGATGATAATACCCTGGTAGTATCTACAAATCAGCCAAAAGCGAAGATGGTAAAAGTACTGTTTGAACCCAAGACAAAACTGATGGACTCTCTTACGTATGATATTACCGCCTGGAGTTTGCCTTATGCCTATGGCCTGGATGCCGTGGCAAGTACAAAGATCGTTTCAGGTTCTGAAAAATTAAGCGTCAACAATATCAACAACACTCCAAATGCGCAAGGAGCAGGATATATAACTAAATGGAATAGCATGCAGGATGCAGAATTTCTTGCAGATCTTATCGCCAGTAAGATCAAAGTTAGATTTAGTGAAGTTTCTTTTGAAAGTAATGGAAAGCAATTTGCACCCGGTAGCCTTATCATCACTAAAAGTGACAACCTGAAATTTGAAAATTTCGACGCTAAAGTTATCGAGATCGCCAACAAACATGAGCGACAATTATTAACTGCTGAAACAAGTTTTGCTGGTAGCGGACCCGATTTTGGATCTTCGGAAATTAAAATCATCAATGAACAGAAAATCGCTCTTTTAAGAGGTAATGAGGTCTCTTCCCTAAACTTTGGCGAGATCTGGTATTATTTTGAACAAGACTTGAACTACCCCGTGACCCCAATAGGCACAGATTATTTTAACAGGGTGAATCTTGCTGAGTTTGATGTCTTAATTATGCCTGAAGGCTGGTATGGTGATTTTATGGACGAAAAAACTTTAGAAAAAATATCTTCCTGGATAAAAAGTGGTGGGAAGCTCATCGCTCTCGGGAGTGCCGTTGGCAGTTTTAATGAGAAGGAAGGTTTTGGTATCAAAGAAAATATAAAGGCGAAAAAAGACTCCACTAAAACAGATGCAAATCTCATTCCTTACGCCAAACGAGAACGGGAAAGTATTAAAAACCTTATTACAGGGAGTATCATTAAAACTGATATAGATAATACTCATCCATTGGCATTTGGTTATAACGATCACTATTTCAGCCTTAAGTTAAGCAGTGATAGTTATTCGCTATTAAAGGATGGATATAATGTTTCTTATATCCGCGAACCCCAGGTGGTTTCAGGTTTTGCAGGTAGTGAAGCGGTTAAAAACTTAAAGAAATCGTTAGTATTTGGGGAAGTACCAATGGGTGAGGGAAGCGTGGTGTATATGGTAGACAACCCGCTTTTCCGTGCATTCTGGGAAAATGGAAAGTTATTCTTTGCCAATGCGATATTCTTTACCAATAATACAGGTTATGATTATTAA
- the bshC gene encoding bacillithiol biosynthesis cysteine-adding enzyme BshC, with amino-acid sequence MPADCISYSETNYFTPLILDYLSERKELNEFYNRFPEIENFDAQIKEKKKNYDHHIRKDLVEVLNDQYPELSISEKTKENIDSLASEKTFTVVTGHQLNLFTGPLYFLYKIISTINLTKQLKDKYPENEFVPVYWMATEDHDFEEINFFNLNGKKFKWNNADKRAGNAAVGTLSTEGLDEVFKLFSAEIGGGENAEFLKSVFEKGYLEHDDLSDATRFIANELFGKYGLVIVAAGDKRLKKHFIPYVKNELIERVSHKKTGETIEKINSLGYNIQVNPREINLFYLTEDIRERIIERDGNYFVHETEISWTKKEILNELNEYPERFSPNVMLRPLYQEVILPNLCYIGGGGELAYWLELKSYFEAENIAFPMLLLRNSALLQTAKQNDKRKKLNISIKELFLKQHELINRKVRKISDINIDFSSQKEHLVEQFAEMYMLAEQTDESFLGAVKAQEVKQLKGLDHLEKRLLKAQKRKLKDEVERITKLQNELFPNRSLQERQTNFSEFYVEYGDEMIEKLMKELDPLESNFKILNFGEE; translated from the coding sequence ATGCCAGCCGATTGTATTTCGTATTCCGAAACCAATTATTTTACTCCATTAATTCTCGATTATCTATCTGAAAGAAAAGAATTAAATGAATTCTATAATCGTTTTCCTGAAATTGAGAATTTCGATGCCCAGATAAAAGAGAAAAAGAAGAACTATGATCACCATATTAGAAAGGATCTTGTTGAGGTCTTAAATGATCAATATCCCGAGCTTTCAATTTCTGAAAAGACTAAGGAAAATATAGATTCTTTAGCCTCAGAAAAAACATTTACCGTGGTGACCGGCCACCAGTTAAATTTATTTACGGGCCCCTTATACTTTCTTTATAAGATCATTTCTACGATCAATCTCACTAAACAACTTAAAGATAAGTATCCGGAAAATGAATTTGTCCCTGTCTACTGGATGGCAACAGAGGATCATGATTTTGAAGAGATAAATTTCTTTAATCTTAATGGTAAAAAGTTTAAATGGAATAATGCAGATAAGCGAGCCGGAAATGCTGCGGTTGGAACCCTTTCTACAGAAGGACTAGATGAAGTTTTTAAACTTTTTTCCGCTGAAATTGGCGGGGGTGAAAACGCAGAATTTTTAAAATCTGTTTTTGAGAAAGGATATCTGGAACATGATGATCTTAGCGATGCTACACGCTTTATTGCCAATGAGCTCTTTGGGAAATATGGATTAGTGATCGTAGCGGCAGGGGATAAAAGATTAAAAAAGCATTTTATTCCTTATGTAAAGAACGAGCTTATTGAGCGGGTATCGCATAAAAAAACGGGTGAAACAATTGAAAAGATAAATTCCCTGGGCTATAATATTCAGGTGAATCCACGTGAAATTAACCTTTTCTATCTCACAGAAGATATCAGGGAAAGGATCATCGAGCGGGATGGAAATTATTTTGTTCATGAAACTGAGATTTCATGGACTAAAAAAGAAATCCTGAACGAGTTAAACGAGTATCCCGAGCGTTTTAGTCCCAATGTAATGCTTAGACCACTTTACCAGGAAGTGATCCTGCCCAACCTTTGTTATATAGGTGGAGGAGGGGAACTTGCTTACTGGCTGGAATTGAAATCTTATTTTGAAGCTGAAAATATCGCTTTCCCAATGTTGTTGCTTCGTAATTCAGCATTACTACAAACAGCAAAACAAAATGACAAACGTAAAAAACTGAATATTTCAATAAAGGAATTATTTCTGAAACAGCATGAACTAATTAATAGAAAGGTTCGAAAAATATCAGATATCAATATTGACTTTTCTTCTCAAAAGGAACATCTGGTAGAACAATTTGCGGAAATGTATATGCTGGCTGAACAAACAGATGAATCCTTTCTTGGAGCTGTAAAAGCTCAGGAAGTAAAACAATTAAAAGGTCTGGACCATCTTGAAAAAAGACTGTTAAAAGCTCAAAAGCGAAAACTTAAAGATGAGGTAGAACGCATCACAAAACTTCAAAACGAGCTTTTTCCAAACCGTAGTCTGCAAGAAAGACAAACTAATTTTTCAGAATTCTATGTAGAATATGGAGATGAAATGATAGAGAAATTAATGAAAGAATTAGATCCGCTTGAATCTAACTTTAAAATTTTGAACTTTGGAGAAGAATAG
- a CDS encoding aminotransferase class V-fold PLP-dependent enzyme — MHTIDMDLVEMTLDVMKYTIDRISNVTPELGSPKKEEDLLRIVGETITPEGIGGENAFQLFRDVLVKATVPIDHPRHLAFVPAAPTRAAIMFDLVTSASSIHGAYWMEGAGGIFCENQAMKWLVSLTKLPDGAFGVFTSGGTAANLSALVTAREEWREQKPDHAKERALIVTSTGAHSSIKSMAKVMDADVHLIDSGEEFLSGKDLKDSINGLSDKDRNRLFAVVATGGTTNAGIIDDLKGIADVCESENIWLHVDCAYGGGALAANSVRHLFNGIEKADSITIDPHKWLFSPYDCGAVIYKDLELAKKAHSQKGAYLEIFKDEGAQGFNPADYQIQLTRRLRGMPLWFSLAMHGTNKYKEAIERGIELAKIAAEKVKANKNLELIRPASLSVVLFKRKGWTAEDYRDWTYKNHNSGFALVTPSIWKEESVVRFCFINPDTTEKDIDEILSTLDT, encoded by the coding sequence ATGCATACCATAGACATGGATCTGGTTGAAATGACGCTGGATGTCATGAAGTACACCATAGATCGTATTTCCAACGTAACTCCTGAACTTGGTTCTCCAAAAAAGGAAGAAGACCTCTTAAGAATTGTTGGGGAAACTATCACACCTGAAGGGATTGGTGGCGAAAATGCTTTTCAATTATTTAGAGATGTACTGGTAAAAGCTACAGTACCCATCGATCATCCACGACATTTGGCATTTGTACCGGCGGCTCCAACCAGGGCGGCCATTATGTTTGACCTTGTAACTTCTGCTTCAAGTATTCATGGAGCCTATTGGATGGAAGGAGCAGGTGGAATTTTTTGCGAAAATCAGGCAATGAAATGGCTGGTTTCCTTAACGAAATTACCAGACGGTGCCTTTGGAGTTTTTACCAGTGGTGGTACGGCTGCAAATCTTTCGGCTTTAGTCACTGCAAGAGAAGAATGGAGAGAACAAAAACCAGATCACGCTAAAGAAAGAGCCCTTATAGTGACTTCTACCGGAGCTCATAGTTCTATAAAATCCATGGCGAAAGTGATGGATGCCGATGTTCATTTAATTGACTCTGGTGAAGAATTTCTTTCAGGTAAAGATTTAAAAGATTCGATTAATGGTTTAAGTGACAAAGACAGGAATCGCCTTTTCGCGGTGGTTGCTACTGGAGGTACTACCAATGCCGGGATCATTGACGATCTTAAAGGGATCGCCGATGTATGCGAAAGTGAGAATATCTGGTTACATGTAGATTGTGCTTATGGAGGCGGGGCGCTGGCTGCAAATTCTGTCAGGCATTTATTTAATGGAATAGAAAAAGCAGATAGTATAACCATAGATCCTCATAAATGGCTTTTTTCGCCTTATGATTGTGGAGCAGTGATCTATAAGGACCTGGAACTTGCCAAAAAAGCGCATTCTCAGAAAGGAGCCTACCTGGAGATTTTTAAAGATGAGGGCGCACAGGGCTTTAATCCGGCAGATTATCAAATTCAGCTAACACGAAGGCTTAGAGGAATGCCGCTTTGGTTTTCCCTGGCAATGCATGGAACCAATAAGTATAAGGAAGCAATAGAACGCGGAATTGAATTGGCAAAAATTGCTGCTGAAAAAGTGAAGGCAAATAAAAATCTCGAGCTAATTAGGCCGGCAAGTCTATCAGTAGTTCTGTTTAAAAGAAAGGGCTGGACTGCTGAAGATTATCGTGACTGGACCTATAAGAATCATAACTCAGGTTTCGCATTAGTGACGCCGTCTATCTGGAAAGAAGAAAGTGTAGTCCGTTTTTGTTTTATAAATCCGGATACTACAGAAAAGGATATAGATGAGATACTGTCTACTTTAGATACTTAG
- the guaA gene encoding glutamine-hydrolyzing GMP synthase → MQNNVLILDFGSQYTQLIARRVRELNIYCEIYPYHKIPEDLSGFKSVILSGSPFSVRAEDAPHPDLSQIRGKLPILAVCYGAQYFAHFHGGKVEPSDTREYGRANLSVIKDAEPLFENIKENSQVWMSHSDSIIELPENGVRLASTTDVLNAAYRIEGEETYAIQFHPEVYHSTDGKQLLENFLVNISGTDQSWTPGAFVDLTVSELQEKIGDDKVVLGLSGGVDSTVAAVLLHKAIGKNLYCIFVNNGLLRKNEFESVLDQYKHMGLNVKGVDASARFLDALKGLSDPEEKRKAIGNTFIEVFDDEAHEIKDVVFLAQGTIYPDVIESVSVNGPSVTIKSHHNVGGLPDFMKLKVVEPLRMLFKDEVRRVGKELGIDKKLLGRHPFPGPGLAIRILGDITAEKVRILQEVDYIFIQGLRDWMLYDKVWQAGAILLPIQSVGVMGDERTYEQVVALRAVESTDGMTADWVNLPYEFLQKTSNTIINRVKGVNRVVYDISSKPPATIEWE, encoded by the coding sequence ATGCAAAACAACGTACTCATCCTAGACTTTGGCTCGCAGTACACTCAGCTTATAGCGCGTAGAGTTAGAGAGCTAAATATTTACTGCGAAATCTATCCATATCACAAAATACCAGAAGATCTATCAGGTTTTAAGTCGGTTATCCTTTCCGGAAGTCCGTTTTCAGTGAGGGCTGAAGATGCCCCACATCCAGATCTTTCTCAAATTCGTGGGAAACTGCCAATTCTCGCGGTATGTTATGGCGCACAATATTTTGCCCATTTTCATGGTGGAAAAGTAGAACCTTCAGATACCAGGGAATATGGAAGGGCAAACCTTTCAGTCATCAAGGATGCTGAACCTTTATTCGAAAATATAAAGGAGAACTCTCAGGTATGGATGAGTCATAGTGATTCTATTATCGAGTTACCTGAAAACGGTGTTAGACTGGCAAGTACGACCGATGTTTTAAATGCAGCATATAGAATTGAGGGCGAGGAAACTTATGCTATACAGTTTCACCCGGAGGTTTATCATTCTACAGATGGTAAGCAATTACTGGAAAATTTTCTCGTAAATATATCCGGAACAGATCAAAGCTGGACACCGGGCGCTTTTGTAGATCTTACAGTTTCAGAATTACAAGAGAAGATAGGAGATGATAAGGTAGTGCTTGGTTTAAGCGGGGGTGTAGATTCTACCGTTGCTGCGGTACTGCTTCATAAAGCCATTGGTAAGAACCTTTATTGCATATTTGTAAATAACGGACTATTGAGAAAGAACGAATTTGAAAGCGTTCTGGATCAATATAAACATATGGGGCTTAACGTTAAAGGTGTTGATGCTTCGGCACGTTTCTTGGATGCCCTAAAAGGTCTAAGTGATCCAGAAGAAAAGCGGAAAGCGATCGGAAATACCTTTATTGAAGTTTTTGATGACGAAGCACATGAGATAAAGGATGTGGTTTTCCTGGCACAGGGGACTATTTATCCAGATGTTATTGAGTCAGTTTCCGTAAACGGGCCCTCAGTGACTATCAAATCGCATCATAATGTAGGTGGTTTGCCAGATTTTATGAAATTGAAAGTGGTAGAACCTCTTAGGATGTTGTTTAAAGATGAAGTAAGAAGAGTTGGGAAAGAACTTGGAATAGATAAAAAATTATTGGGCAGACATCCATTCCCGGGACCGGGACTGGCTATAAGAATTCTCGGGGATATCACTGCAGAAAAAGTTAGGATCCTTCAGGAAGTAGACTATATCTTTATTCAGGGACTAAGAGACTGGATGTTATATGATAAAGTATGGCAGGCAGGAGCAATCTTATTGCCAATTCAATCTGTTGGAGTAATGGGAGACGAAAGAACCTATGAACAGGTAGTAGCATTACGTGCTGTTGAATCTACCGATGGGATGACTGCAGACTGGGTAAATTTACCCTATGAATTTTTACAAAAAACATCTAATACAATAATAAACAGGGTTAAAGGCGTTAATAGAGTGGTATACGATATAAGTTCAAAACCACCCGCAACTATAGAATGGGAATAA